One genomic segment of Rivularia sp. PCC 7116 includes these proteins:
- a CDS encoding MFS transporter, translating into MNASIKAEQKNTQNIAQDKNLYIIIGVTLISIMGGQTVAPILPSLTEVFNVSTREIELVMTLFVLPIGIATPILGVLADRIGIRKVLIPALILFAIAGASIAFANTFTSVIGLRFVQGLGAAPLDALSLTMIAMLYQGRMLGTAMSINAAVIGISSAIYPLVGGALGSLSWSYPFLLSVLAFPLVMLVIMVLKLPAKPATAKKESLKVYLKGTWKSVNNRSVLGLLFAVGSIFMIQFGAFITYVPIFAGVELGSSGFVNGIILCVMSLAVAISASQLGWLIQRFSEITLIKASFILSAVALVMIPFMPNPWMLLIPNVLFGISLAFALPSSQALLAGLSAQDSRAGFMAVNASVQSLGQALGPILGAVAITFGGIKVVFLTAAVYSVIAFFIFNILITPKQTQPVPVVSELTEELTFIPATDSPTILQAPVAQLVHTLTNQVIDLPEVPALINIGKHRDRSFGIDVSNLPNSELVSRNHAQIKFDGEDYYIQDMGSSNGTYINKYPLLPGIWYKLGPGVKLGLGKRDMIAFIFQFS; encoded by the coding sequence GTGAACGCATCGATTAAAGCAGAGCAGAAAAATACACAAAATATTGCTCAAGATAAAAATCTTTACATCATTATTGGTGTAACGCTGATATCTATTATGGGAGGGCAAACTGTCGCGCCCATATTGCCTTCCTTAACGGAAGTATTTAATGTCTCTACCAGGGAAATTGAACTGGTGATGACGCTTTTTGTATTACCCATTGGTATTGCAACTCCTATTTTAGGAGTATTAGCAGACCGTATCGGGATTCGCAAAGTTTTAATTCCGGCTTTAATATTGTTTGCGATCGCGGGAGCTTCGATTGCTTTTGCAAATACTTTCACTTCTGTAATCGGATTGCGATTTGTGCAGGGGCTTGGTGCTGCTCCTTTGGATGCTTTATCCTTAACGATGATTGCTATGCTTTACCAAGGCAGAATGCTGGGTACGGCAATGTCTATCAATGCTGCTGTTATCGGAATATCTTCAGCGATTTATCCTTTGGTGGGTGGAGCATTGGGAAGTCTGAGTTGGTCGTATCCATTTTTACTTTCGGTTTTGGCTTTTCCTTTGGTAATGCTGGTGATAATGGTTTTAAAATTACCCGCAAAACCAGCCACAGCCAAAAAGGAAAGTTTAAAGGTTTATCTTAAAGGTACTTGGAAAAGCGTTAATAACCGTTCCGTTTTGGGATTATTATTCGCAGTCGGCTCCATATTCATGATTCAATTCGGTGCGTTCATTACTTACGTACCAATTTTTGCAGGGGTTGAACTGGGTTCTTCTGGATTCGTCAACGGAATTATTTTATGTGTAATGTCTTTGGCTGTTGCTATAAGTGCTTCTCAATTGGGATGGTTGATTCAAAGGTTTTCGGAAATTACTTTAATTAAAGCATCTTTTATTCTCAGTGCTGTAGCATTAGTAATGATTCCTTTCATGCCCAATCCTTGGATGCTGTTAATTCCTAATGTTTTATTTGGTATTTCTTTAGCATTTGCTTTACCATCATCTCAAGCATTATTAGCAGGACTTTCTGCCCAAGATTCCCGTGCTGGATTCATGGCAGTTAATGCCAGCGTCCAATCTTTAGGGCAAGCATTAGGTCCGATACTCGGAGCTGTAGCAATTACATTCGGTGGAATAAAAGTTGTCTTCCTCACGGCGGCTGTTTATTCTGTAATAGCATTTTTCATCTTCAATATTCTAATAACTCCCAAACAAACACAACCTGTACCAGTTGTTAGCGAATTAACCGAAGAATTAACATTTATTCCCGCAACAGATTCACCGACAATTTTACAAGCGCCAGTTGCTCAGTTAGTTCATACTCTGACAAATCAAGTTATCGATCTACCGGAAGTTCCTGCATTAATTAATATTGGCAAACATCGGGATCGCTCTTTTGGTATAGACGTTTCTAATTTACCTAACTCTGAACTTGTTTCTCGAAATCATGCTCAAATCAAATTTGATGGAGAAGATTATTATATTCAAGACATGGGAAGTTCTAACGGTACATATATTAATAAATATCCACTTTTACCAGGTATTTGGTATAAGTTAGGACCAGGAGTCAAACTTGGTTTGGGTAAGCGTGACATGATAGCGTTTATATTTCAGTTTAGTTAG